A genomic stretch from Phoenix dactylifera cultivar Barhee BC4 unplaced genomic scaffold, palm_55x_up_171113_PBpolish2nd_filt_p 000824F, whole genome shotgun sequence includes:
- the LOC103708934 gene encoding uncharacterized protein LOC103708934, with protein MTGGSLGLRSSGSYGSLQSQLHNGATLPIQSTSGSVSVRKPPKMLLQSSREKERFLPWICKLAGRRKIGMLLLLVASAAVVLSFIPAMSKDEDASEGPQTNLGSSYHVWGLVRTGGTALRNFTPPFTPVKENKTEITAMPNQQSASGDNETQPPAPVLPPRAIFIHHPCENFSFSPPPTDRKRTGPRPCPVCYIPIEQAMTFMPALPSVSPVLKNLTYVSEEKLTENKTNGGSLFGGHPSLQQRNESFDIRESMTVHCGFVGGKKPGQGTGFDIDDADLLDMEQCRGVVVASAIFGNYDVMQQPRNISEYAKRNACFYMFVDKETENYIKNTTNLDSIWRVGLWRVVVVRNLPYVDARRNGKVPKLLLHRLFPNARFSLWIDGKLELVVDPYQILERFLWRKNATFAISRHYRRFDVFEEAEANKAAGKYDNASIDYQIEFYKREGLTHYSPAKLPVTSDVPEGCVIIREHIPITNLFTCLWFNEVDRFTSRDQLSFSTVRDKIMFRVNWSISMFMDCERRNFVVQAYHKDLLEQRLASLSRQPAPGVIHESPGNSVPRNVLDGLAKTPPSRKVPMRRARDRRSGSRRHGLRAATVRENYSI; from the exons ATGACTGGAGGGTCGTTGGGTCTTCGATCCTCGGGGAGTTATGGATCATTGCAATCGCAGCTGCACAACGGTGCCACATTGCCGATTCAGTCAACATCTGGCTCCGTCTCCGTCCGCAAGCCGCCGAAGATGCTCCTCCAGAGctcgagagagaaggagaggttcCTGCCTTGGATCTGCAAGCTCGCCGGCAGGAGGAAGATTGGGATGCTGCTCTTGCTCGTCGCTTCAGCTGCAGTCGTTCTGTCGTTCATCCCTGCTATGAGTAAAG ATGAAGATGCATCAGAAGGTCCTCAGACTAACTTGGGCTCTTCATATCATGTCTGGGGTCTTGTAAGAACTGGTGGGACAGCATTGCGTAATTTCACACCTCCTTTCACTCCTGTAAAAGAGAACAAGACAGAGATAACAGCGATGCCAAACCAACAGTCTGCAAGTGGTGATAATGAAACCCAGCCTCCTGCTCCAGTTCTTCCTCCGAGAGCAATTTTTATACACCATCCTTGTgaaaatttttccttttctccccCACCAACTGATAGGAAGCGCACTGGCCCACGAC CATGTCCTGTGTGCTATATCCCTATAGAGCAGGCCATGACCTTCATGCCAGCATTGCCATCAGTATCACCTGTCCTTAAGAACTTAACTTATGTTTCTGAAGAAAAGTTAACAGAGAATAAGACAAATGGAGGTTCTCTATTTGGAGGACATCCATCTCTGCAGCAGAGAAATGAATCTTTTGATATTAGAGAGTCAATGACTGTGCATTGTGG ATTTGTTGGAGGCAAGAAACCTGGTCAAGGGACTGGTTTTGACATAGATGATGCTGATCTTCTTGATATGGAGCAATGCCGTGGTGTCGTCGTAGCCTCTGCTATTTTTG GAAATTATGATGTAATGCAACAACCAAGAAACATTAGCGAATATGCAAAGAGAAATGCATGCTTTTATATGTTTGTGGATAAGGAAACAGAAAACTACATAAAGAACACCACTAACCTGGACAGCATTTGGAGAGTTGGGTTATGGAGAGTGGTGGTAGTTCGAAACCTTCCTTATGTCGATGCAAGGCGTAATGGAAAG GTTCCAAAACTACTGCTTCATAGACTTTTCCCTAATGCACGGTTTTCTCTTTGGATTGATGGAAAGCTCGAGCTTGTTGTGGATCCCTACCAAATTCTTGAGAG ATTTTTGTGGCGGAAGAATGCCACTTTTGCAATCTCCAGGCACTACAGACGGTTTGATGTTTTTGAGGAAGCAGAGGCAAATAAAGCTGCGGGAAAGTATGATAATGCCTCAATTGACtaccaaattgagttttataAGAGGGAGGGTTTGACGCATTATTCCCCAGCTAAGCTTCCTGTTACAAGTG ATGTCCCTGAAGGCTGTGTGATCATCAGAGAACATATTCCTATCACCAATCTCTTCACCTGTCTGTGGTTTAATGAGGTTGATCGTTTTACCTCTAGAGATCAACTCAGTTTCAGTACTGTAAGGGACAAAATTATGTTTAGGGTAAACTGGAGTATCAGCATGTTTATGGACTGTGAAAGGCGCAACTTTGTTGTTCAG GCATACCACAAAGACTTGCTAGAACAAAGGCTAGCTTCTTTAAGTCGTCAACCGGCCCCTGGGGTGATTCATGAATCACCTGGAAATTCAGTTCCACGTAATGTTCTGGATGGGCTTGCAAAAACTCCTCCATCCAGGAAAGTGCCCATGAGGCGTGCGAGGGACAGGAGATCAGGTTCAAGGCGTCACGGTCTGAGAGCTGCCACAGTAAGAGAGAACTACTCAATCTAA